One window from the genome of Spiractinospora alimapuensis encodes:
- a CDS encoding iron-containing alcohol dehydrogenase family protein, whose protein sequence is MISSPLAIDVRRGAITELGSLLADRRIATEGRIAVAVGPGQGGQIASDLDLPNCTIFHVNDGSVDAANDLGRELRAGSFEAVTGIGGGKTIDVTKFAATLAGIPMVAVATNLSHDGIASPVSSLEHESGKGSYGVTMPIGVVVDVDYVRSGPQKLVRSGVGDVVSNLSAIADWELAGTHVDERVDGIAVTFARVAAEAVLNRPDSVESDEFLTVLAESLVLSGMAMSVAGSSRPASGACHEILHAVTHKFPGTSNHGELAGMGALYAFFLRQRYLDEGGGRMEEIRECLLRHELPLVPSDVGLTTDQFVDAVEHAPSTRPGRYTVLEHLDLPPEEIRRSVAAYVEAVSR, encoded by the coding sequence ATGATCAGTTCGCCCCTGGCGATCGACGTGCGGCGCGGGGCGATCACCGAGCTGGGTTCGCTGCTCGCGGACCGGCGCATCGCCACCGAAGGCCGGATCGCCGTCGCGGTCGGGCCGGGGCAGGGTGGACAGATCGCCTCCGACCTGGATCTCCCCAACTGCACGATCTTCCACGTCAACGACGGAAGCGTCGACGCGGCCAACGACCTCGGCCGCGAACTGCGAGCCGGGTCCTTCGAGGCCGTCACCGGCATCGGCGGCGGCAAGACCATCGACGTCACCAAGTTCGCCGCGACCCTCGCGGGGATCCCCATGGTGGCCGTGGCGACCAACCTGTCCCACGACGGCATCGCGTCGCCGGTGAGCTCCCTGGAGCACGAGAGCGGAAAGGGCTCCTACGGGGTGACCATGCCCATCGGTGTGGTGGTGGACGTGGACTACGTCCGGTCCGGACCCCAGAAACTCGTCCGATCCGGAGTCGGCGACGTCGTCAGTAACCTCAGCGCGATCGCCGACTGGGAGCTGGCCGGCACGCACGTCGACGAACGGGTGGACGGCATCGCGGTGACCTTCGCCCGTGTCGCGGCGGAGGCCGTGCTGAACCGCCCGGACTCGGTGGAGTCCGACGAGTTCCTCACGGTGCTCGCCGAGTCGCTGGTGTTGTCGGGGATGGCGATGTCGGTCGCCGGATCCAGCCGGCCCGCCAGCGGGGCATGCCATGAGATACTGCACGCGGTCACCCACAAGTTCCCGGGAACCAGCAATCACGGCGAACTGGCTGGGATGGGTGCGCTCTACGCGTTCTTCCTTCGGCAGCGCTACCTGGACGAGGGCGGCGGCCGGATGGAGGAGATCCGTGAGTGTCTCCTCCGCCACGAGTTGCCTCTCGTCCCCAGCGACGTGGGCCTGACCACCGACCAGTTCGTCGACGCGGTGGAACACGCCCCCTCCACCCGTCCGGGCCGGTACACGGTCCTGGAGCACCTGGACCTCCCGCCCGAGGAGATCAGACGGAGCGTGGCTGCCTATGTCGAAGCCGTCAGTCGCTGA
- a CDS encoding DUF5941 domain-containing protein, which produces MIQRIEEPDVDPRITRDDGYLSQSLGRLAGGGLPPLLPTVVGALVTVSLAVAGFGHLSGTTLLAPVVALLVAGVGVGHRHDGRWDWLVAPILRGTEYLYVVALGYGFAVPGPLVLLLLGALVTLHSGVVDGLRSRECPAPWIGLAALGWDGRMLLLALGGMLGWLPLVWVLLTCYLWTLHGWTAARWLLSSSAVRVPSTNATEA; this is translated from the coding sequence ATGATCCAGCGGATTGAGGAGCCCGACGTCGACCCCCGGATCACCCGGGACGACGGCTACCTGAGCCAGTCCCTGGGGCGGCTCGCCGGCGGTGGACTTCCACCACTGCTCCCCACCGTCGTAGGGGCGCTCGTCACGGTCTCCCTCGCCGTCGCCGGCTTCGGCCACCTGTCCGGAACGACGCTGCTGGCGCCGGTCGTCGCCCTGCTCGTGGCGGGTGTGGGCGTGGGGCACCGGCACGACGGGCGCTGGGACTGGCTGGTAGCGCCTATCCTGCGTGGTACGGAGTACCTCTACGTGGTTGCTCTGGGTTACGGGTTCGCGGTCCCCGGTCCGCTTGTGCTGCTGTTGTTGGGTGCGTTGGTCACTCTGCACAGTGGGGTGGTGGACGGGTTGCGTTCCCGGGAGTGCCCTGCGCCGTGGATCGGTTTGGCGGCGCTGGGATGGGACGGCCGCATGCTGCTGCTCGCCCTGGGCGGGATGCTGGGATGGTTGCCGCTCGTCTGGGTGCTGCTCACGTGCTACCTGTGGACACTCCACGGATGGACCGCGGCTCGATGGCTGCTGTCCTCCTCCGCGGTGCGCGTCCCCTCGACCAACGCCACGGAGGCATAG
- a CDS encoding phosphocholine cytidylyltransferase family protein has product MLGLVLAAGAGRRLRPYTDTLPKALVPVDGETTILDIALHNFAVVGLTDVAVVVGYRADAVEERKEAMERRHGVSIRLVYNDKAEEWNNAYSLWTARECLRDGALLVNGDTVHPVGVERTLLDADHAPIRLALDTAKDLAEEEMKVVVDESGYVRTITKLMDPATAAGEYIGATLIDGAIADDLADALEATWRRDPQLYYEDGYQELVNRGGKVATVSIGDVDWVEVDNHDDLARAREIACRY; this is encoded by the coding sequence ATGCTTGGACTGGTTCTCGCTGCGGGAGCGGGCCGGCGCTTGCGGCCATACACCGACACATTGCCCAAGGCATTGGTCCCGGTCGACGGTGAGACGACCATCCTGGACATCGCGCTCCACAACTTCGCCGTCGTGGGGCTGACCGACGTCGCGGTGGTGGTTGGCTACCGCGCGGACGCGGTGGAGGAACGCAAGGAGGCCATGGAGCGTCGCCACGGGGTGTCGATCCGGCTCGTCTACAACGACAAGGCCGAGGAGTGGAACAACGCCTACTCCCTGTGGACCGCGCGGGAGTGCCTGCGCGACGGCGCCCTGCTCGTCAACGGCGACACGGTGCACCCCGTCGGAGTCGAGCGGACGCTGCTGGACGCCGACCACGCCCCGATCCGGCTCGCCCTGGACACGGCCAAGGACCTCGCCGAAGAGGAGATGAAGGTGGTGGTGGACGAGTCCGGCTACGTCCGCACCATCACCAAGCTCATGGACCCCGCCACGGCGGCCGGTGAGTACATCGGCGCGACCCTGATCGACGGCGCGATCGCCGACGACCTGGCGGACGCGCTGGAGGCGACCTGGCGTCGCGACCCCCAGCTCTACTACGAGGACGGCTACCAGGAGCTCGTCAACCGCGGCGGTAAGGTCGCCACGGTCTCCATCGGCGACGTCGACTGGGTCGAGGTTGACAACCACGACGACCTGGCGCGCGCGCGGGAGATCGCATGCCGCTACTAG